In candidate division WOR-3 bacterium, the DNA window TTTTTCTCAACGGACGGCAGGTCGTCGGTAAATGCCCCATCGAGGGTTGTTCATCGGAAAAAGCTTACGCCGACGAATGCTCGATAGGCCACCAGTACATGCCCGAAGACCTGATAGACCCCAAGAGCACACTATCCGGGAAAAAACCCGAAATGAAAGGTGTAGAAAACTGGTATTTAGACCTCGTCGCTTTCGAAGATTTGCTGAGACAATGGACTGAAAGCATCAGAGAAAAGCCCAACTCGCGCCCTTTTGTAATAAAAAGCATATGGGAATTCCTGGAGCCACCAATTATTTACGTCAAACGCGACCAGAAAGAAAAACTCCAACCCATCCTTTCCAAGCTACCCCAACACGAAATTATAGACGACGGGGACAAAACTCCCGTCCGAATTGTATTCCAAAAATTAGAACAAAGAGAAAAATCCTGCGCCATTCTCAGGGATAATTATATACGATTTCGAACCGGCAAGACGTTAGTGCCTTTTAGAATCACCGGCAACACCGAATGGGGAATTCCCGCTCCGATCATCGAGGGGGTGGAAGGACTGACCTTCTGGGTTTGGCCTGAATCACTGTGGGCGCCAATTTCGTTCACGATGACCTACCTCGAAAGCCTTCAAAAGGACAAAGACGCCTGGAGGGAATTCTGGTGCTCCAAAGATTCAAAGGTCTACCAGTTCATAGGAGAGGATAACGTCTATTTTTACGGACCCGTGGAAACAGCTTTGTTTATGGGCATGCAGGGCGGCAAACCCGTTCTCGACCCCGAGGAAGGCCAACTGCAGATACCCGACATTATTGCCAACAGCCATATTTTGTTTCTGGACAAAAAAGCGAGCAGCAGCGGCGCCATCAAACCGCCAAGCGCCGAAGACCTCCTAAACTATTACACGCCGGAACAATTGAGAGCACACTTTCTAAGCCTCGGACTCGGCTTGAGAAGCGTCGGATTCAAACCCAAGCCGCTAAATCCAAACGCAGACCAGTCAGCGGGTGACCCCGTCCTCAAGGAAGGCAATCTCCTCTCAAACGTTTTTAACAGGGCGGTGCGTTCGTGTTTTTACGGGGTCCAGAAATACACCTCCGGCAAAATACCAATGGGCGAGGTAAGCACAGAAGTGCTCAGTGACTCCGAATCTTTGATTCTCGAATACGAAAACCGCATGCACAAATGCGAATTGCACCTTGTGATAAACCTTATGGATTCTTATCTTCACGGGATAAACAAGTTCTGGTCGAAAAACATGAAGGAGGCGGACGCGGCAGGAGACGATTCCCTTCGCAGACAGACCCTGATAGACGCTTTCCACATGATCCGAACCGCGGCTGTTCTCATGCACCCGATAGCCCCGCAGGGAACCGAAATGATACGCGAATACCTGCGATTTGACGAAAGTTTTTGGAGCTGGGACCGGATTTTCGAGCCTGTGTACTCATTCATGAAAGACCCTGTAAACCACGAACTCAAATATTTAGAGCCTAGGGTGGATTTTTTCACAAAACACCCGAACCAGATACAGGGAAAACCCTGACTAAAATTTAGTATAAAAAACTTGTGGCGATTATAACCCATAAACTCAAAAAAAATTTAAGATACACTGTGTCAGGTAAGTGCGAGCGCTGCGGCAAACCCTACAGTGTTTCAAAAGACGTGGACGTGGGCGCCGTATCACAAACAACCTCCCACAGGCCTAACGTAAACACGGAAAAACTTGTCTTGAGATCAATTTCAGTGACAAAAAACGTGTTCTGGGATGTTTTGAAAAATATCTTCGCAGAACCCCGCAGATTCGACGTAGTAAAATCCTGCCCCTCCTGCGGACATACTCAGTCCTGGATGGTTTTAAACGACACACGGGGAAAAAACAAGATATCACAATTTTTCAAATCAATAACCGGTTCCGACACATATCTAATTAAAACACCGACGGCACCTTCTCTGTCCATAAGCATGCCTGACACGGACACCACATCAATTCACGATTATCCCCCGGAGATACCTTTTGAATTGACCCGCACTGTTCAGTCCAGCCTTTTTTTCTGTCTTAAAAAAGGGGTTCCACCCCTGTACGTAAAGTATCTCGGGGCGAAAACAATGCTGGTCTCAAAAAACAGGATCTCAAGAGCCGAGGGTGAAGACATTCTGAAACAAATAGATTATTTAAATAAGCGGAGGGCGGTCGGAGATTGGTTCAAAACAAATCCCGTTAAAATGGATGAGCAAATCCTTTTTGCGCTCGCGATGAGAATGAACAGACGAAACTGGCGAAACCTGGCGAGGCTAGCGGAAGATTTTCACTACAGGTACGTCAGCCGAGAAAAGTTGATGCGCCTGCTTCTAAAAGAGGAAAACGATGGAATATCCGACATCGCCCTCGACGACGACAAGGCGATTGAATTCTATTTCAACGTCGACCGGAGAAAAAAGCAAATTGTCATCTGCCAGGAATGCAAAAAACAGATGTTGATACCGATAGAACCGCTGCCTTCGGTGTTCACCTGTCCAAACTGCGGAAAGACAAAAAAATGTTCTTGGCGTCAGTTTCCGAACTCAAATGCCCGGTTTATTTTTTTGGAATAAAACCAAAAAAATTTTCGGTGATTTAACACGTATTTATTTATAAATGACATGTTTTTCGCGCTCAGTTAAAAGCGTTACGTCAGAAAACCAAAGACAGCAAGAGCCATCCCTATCAAAAAAACAACCGAATATTCAACAATTTCTCTTATCAGACTTATATCGTTCAGAAAACGGTTGTTTTCAGGATTCTTTTCGTCATACACCACCGTTATTGTCCTGTTTATAAATGTCTCAGGTTTTCTGCTGGCAAACCTCGATTTTGAGTAATAGGTTTTACCCTTGCCGTCAATAAATTCAGCCACGAACCTGTGTTGTCCAGTGTTCACAGTGTTGTCGTTAGGGTATGTAGTCGACTCAACTATTCTTGCCTGAGCTCTCGCGCCTGACTTTAGAAGTTTTTTGTCTTTCGTCCAATGGAAAAAACCAATGATAAGGCGCGGCATACCAATTACAATCAGTATCAGCCCCGCCATTATAGCCAAATTTGCCAAATCCATGCTGTATTATATCATAAAACATGGTTATTGTGGTTGGTACAGTGCAGAATTCTATGGTGTCTTTAATTTCAGACAGTTGAAATCCATGTTAATCTGAGAAAAAATGCTCTATCATATAAACAATAAATACCATGAAAACTATTAAAAAATTCCGAAAAAGAGCAGAGGAACCTGTCAGCGAAGAGTACAAAACATGAATTTGCTCCAGATAAGCGACCTTTGCAGAGAAAATTTAATCAAGTACACCCTCGAGGCTTTTTCAAAAATACCCCTTATCAAAAGACCTGTCATTCTCGACGCCGGATGCGGGACCGGTGTGTCTTCCCTCGCCGTAATCGAACACACCGACGGTTTGATTTACGCTGTCGACAAAGATGGGGAAAGTTTGAATTTATTCAGGCAAAAAATCTCTGATAGAGGATTTGATAACAGAATTAAAATCGTCGAAGGTTCAATCCTTGAGCCATCGCTTTTCGATTTCGGGTTCGACATCGTTATTGCTGAAGGGCTGTTAAACGTTTTAGGATTTGACGAAGGCATAAAAACCCTTCTCAAATACTCCAAGAACGGCAGTTTCTTGATAATACACGATGAACTCAGGGACTATTCGTATAAAAAGAAGTTTTTCAGAAAAAACTCACTGAGTCTTCTTTACGAAATCACAATTGATGAAAAAATCTGGCTCGAAGAGTATTTTCAATGTTTGGAGAGAAAATTAAAACTTATCGAAGACAAAAAAAGGGCTGAAAAAGAACTGAGAATAATTGAAAATCAAAAGAAAGAAACCCAAAACCTGCGGTCTGTTTATTTCATTTTGCGCTATCACCACTGATGTTGAATGATATTTTTAGCTTTTGTGGGAAAAAACCGGTAAACGGGGAGAAAGTATATTCATGCTGATGCCGTCTGAAAAGGCATACAAAGAGACAAAACTAATAATTTTCGGGAAAAGTGAAATCAAGCCTGAATTTTTACCTTTAGCTCGTTGGATTGACAAGGAATTTAAAGTCAAAACAATAAACATATACTACGACACAATTGACGAAGGGAAAAGACCGAGGCTCGGAGTCTTTTTTGAGAGTTCAGAGGAAGCTGAGAGCTTCCATGAAAACGGGCAATTTTCAAACTTCGACGCAAAAAAACAAAAAATGATCGCCGATAAATTCAAACAGGTAAATGAAGAACATGAATTGACTGTCGGGACTGATTCTCAGAACTTCCTCAAAGGCAAAAAAACCGAAAAATATATTGTTGACAACCTCTTGGTATATACAGACGCTTTTGAACCAGCCGCAAAAATTGAGGCAAACGAGAATATCCCGCAGGAAAGCATAGAAGAACTAAAACGAAGTTTAAACTGCCCTGATCTTTGGGAGATCTCGCGCTCTTTTTCAAAAGTGAATTTTTTTCTGCTCACAGACGATCAGGTCAAAAAATACAGTAAAATCGCCAAAGAATGGGAGGACAGATACTTTGACCTCCTTGTTCAATACGATGAATTCGGATACTTTGAGCGCGAAAGCTTTTCAATTGGGCTGGACAGCAAAGAGAATTTAATCAAAAACTATGAAGGCAATTGGTTTTATTACTACAAATGACAGTCATAAAACCGGCATTTACCCGGGCAAGTTATTAATTGTATAATATTTTGGGGTTTTTATTTATTTATTCGATAAAAAGGAGGTTATAGGATATTCAAAAATTGTTAGCTTAAAAAAGGTAGGTTTCAAAATGAAAGAAAATCACCTGAGAATTTCTATGGTTGTCACTATGTTCGTTTTGTTTCTTGTTTCTTTGCAGGATGTATTTGCTTCTACCAGCCCTTCTTCCGAACAAACAGATCTCAGATCCAAGACCGAATGGGTGGCTTTTCAATTTGGCGTTGGAACTGGTCTTATCGCGGTGCATTTAGATCTAATAACTATACGCAGACCGTCCTTTTTCTGGGAACTTCTCCATTATAGATCAACTGGATTATTAGATTTCGTCCATATAGAAATAGGGACTCTTGGAGGTTTGCCCTACAGAATTGGCCAAAACTATGAGTTGCGAACAGGATTAGGTCTCGTATACAGTTATTATTATCGCGATAAACGAACTTGGGACGGCTATGGAATCTCTCCCCAAATAAGTTTTCTACTGACTAAATCACGAAAAATAAAATGGGAAATAACAGGATCATTGCATCTCCCTATTTCAGGGAAATATGGCGTTGACAGTGAATACAAATATCTTCAACCCGAACCCTTTGAAAAACCCGTAATATTCACTGTCTGTATTGGTTTCAGAATTTAAAAAAAAGTTTATCCGGAAAAAAACAACTGATCCAAAATTTATTTAACAGTCAGTACAGTGCTTTGTCATATACATATGTAGAGAATTTTCCGGGTATTTTTTTAAATTTCATTGTTTTTGTATTTCAATGATAAAATCTGTTTAGGTTAAAAATCTTCAAAAT includes these proteins:
- a CDS encoding class I SAM-dependent methyltransferase; translated protein: MNLLQISDLCRENLIKYTLEAFSKIPLIKRPVILDAGCGTGVSSLAVIEHTDGLIYAVDKDGESLNLFRQKISDRGFDNRIKIVEGSILEPSLFDFGFDIVIAEGLLNVLGFDEGIKTLLKYSKNGSFLIIHDELRDYSYKKKFFRKNSLSLLYEITIDEKIWLEEYFQCLERKLKLIEDKKRAEKELRIIENQKKETQNLRSVYFILRYHH
- a CDS encoding class I tRNA ligase family protein, with amino-acid sequence MPYGNKELHLGHIGGVFVHADCYARFLRDRIGKENVIFVSGTDCYGSPILEDFRRLSSEGKISGTIEDFVRSNHEKQKIVLDKYSISLNLYAASSFGRSGENHKAFSDYVINTLYKNGFLIRMTTSQFFDTEFGVFLNGRQVVGKCPIEGCSSEKAYADECSIGHQYMPEDLIDPKSTLSGKKPEMKGVENWYLDLVAFEDLLRQWTESIREKPNSRPFVIKSIWEFLEPPIIYVKRDQKEKLQPILSKLPQHEIIDDGDKTPVRIVFQKLEQREKSCAILRDNYIRFRTGKTLVPFRITGNTEWGIPAPIIEGVEGLTFWVWPESLWAPISFTMTYLESLQKDKDAWREFWCSKDSKVYQFIGEDNVYFYGPVETALFMGMQGGKPVLDPEEGQLQIPDIIANSHILFLDKKASSSGAIKPPSAEDLLNYYTPEQLRAHFLSLGLGLRSVGFKPKPLNPNADQSAGDPVLKEGNLLSNVFNRAVRSCFYGVQKYTSGKIPMGEVSTEVLSDSESLILEYENRMHKCELHLVINLMDSYLHGINKFWSKNMKEADAAGDDSLRRQTLIDAFHMIRTAAVLMHPIAPQGTEMIREYLRFDESFWSWDRIFEPVYSFMKDPVNHELKYLEPRVDFFTKHPNQIQGKP